The following are from one region of the Rhinoraja longicauda isolate Sanriku21f chromosome 11, sRhiLon1.1, whole genome shotgun sequence genome:
- the myoc gene encoding myocilin: MGVSSLLAIACSLVLSACGQLPTFARTPSRDGRCIYSFTVPSPAGERCTEPGEAMTAVRELQRELAVQRGDMESMGQRLRLLEGRLGGRRDPDTDTDTDTAAGEGDKLRAEKADLLLRLQRVEQENARLRDGHCPGHRDSARDSQQGARGGRQDFFNLSSRKRVPSGREASNWNFESTGYQELKSEIITEIPASKLAHQSESQRPGCGMLEWVGEPVTFQKADSIVGRYGVWMKDPEPVPPHSTEHIWRINTVGTDVRRLYEYQDLDQFMKGHTSKVYVLPEPVESTGATVYRGSLYYQKRKSRTLLRFEMKSETILVRKDLANAGYRGVFPYSWGGYTDIDFAVDELGLWVIYSTSQAYGAIVISKLDPNTLEVERTWATAIRKRAVANSFIICGVLYTINSYSNQNALINFAYNTNTNSSRALAIQFENRYRYNSMVDYNPAEKKILAWDNFNMVMYDIKLSKM; encoded by the exons ATGGGGGTCTCCTCACTGCTCGCCATCGCCTGCTCGTTGGTCCTGAGCGCCTGCGGCCAGTTGCCCACCTTCGCCCGCACTCCCAGCAGGGATGGCCGGTGCATTTACTCGTTCACCGTGCCCAGCCCGGCGGGGGAGAGGTGCACAGAGCCGGGGGAGGCGATGACAGCCGTGCGGGAGCTGCAGAGGGAGCTGGCGGTTCAGCGTGGAGACATGGAGTCCATGGGGCAGCGGCTGCGGCTGTTGGAGGGGCGGCTGGGCGGCCGGAGggacccagacacagacacagacacagacacagcggCCGGAGAGGGGGACAAGCTGCGGGCGGAGAAGGCGGACCTGCTGCTGAGGCTGCAGAGGGTGGAGCAGGAGAACGCCCGGCTACGGGACGGTCACTGTCCAGGACACAGAGACTCTGCCCGGGACAGTCAGCAGGGCGCCCGCGGGG GACGGCAAGATTTCTTCAATTTATCTTCCCGAAAGAGAGTGCCGTCCGGCAGAGAAG CCTCCAACTGGAACTTTGAAAGCACTGGGTATCAAGAGCTGAAATCGGAAATTATCACCGAGATTCCTGCTTCAAAACTAGCGCACCAGAGCGAGTCTCAACGCCCAG GTTGTGGGATGTTGGAATGGGTGGGAGAACCTGTGACGTTCCAAAAGGCCGACTCCATTGTCGGCAGATATGGAGTTTGGATGAAAGATCCCGAGCCTGTTCCACCACACAGCACGGAGCACATCTGGAGGATCAACACCGTTGGCACAGACGTTCGGCGGCTCTATGAGTACCAAGACCTCGATCAGTTCATGAAGGGCCATACCAGCAAGGTCTACGTGTTACCAGAACCGGTGGAAAGCACGGGGGCCACAGTCTATCGAGGATCCTTGTACTACCAGAAACGCAAGTCAAGGACCTTATTGAGATTTGAAATGAAGTCCGAGACCATTTTGGTTCGAAAGGACTTGGCCAATGCAGGTTACAGAGGAGTCTTCCCATACTCTTGGGGTGGTTATACGGACATAGACTTTGCAGTGGATGAGTTGGGTCTCTGGGTGATTTACAGCACCAGTCAGGCTTACGGAGCTATTGTGATCTCCAAACTGGACCCCAACACCCTGGAAGTGGAGCGGACTTGGGCAACGGCTATACGCAAGAGAGCAGTCGCTAATTCCTTCATCATCTGCGGAGTCCTCTACACGATTAACAGTTATTCCAATCAGAATGCACTCATCAATTTTGCCTACAACACGAACACAAACAGTAGCAGGGCACTGGCGATCCAGTTTGAGAACCGTTACCGATATAACAGCATGGTTGATTATAATCCAGCGGAAAAGAAGATCCTGgcttgggacaattttaacatggtCATGTATGACATTAAACTCTCCAAGATGTGA